A single genomic interval of Pyruvatibacter sp. HU-CL02332 harbors:
- a CDS encoding alpha/beta hydrolase: MSDVPTHHFFDATDARISYWEWGDPAGQPILLIHATGFHARVWDETIARLPKSYRIISVDMRGHGQSEKKGLLLDWSLVAKDVGELVDHLALTNVIGAGHSMGGHCLTQVARARPQMFERLLLIDPVMLAPANYESSPYNDMTDPSEHMVARRRDAWTGWEEMYDRFKDRHPYSLWKPQALEDYCRHGIRPNEEGEGYRLACPPVMEASVYMGSVNANLTGTLKEMTLPVTILRAKGREPGDEPVMDFALSPTWDQLYKEFGNARDVSLPHLSHFIPMQDPALTAHFILNAQASADEAVAAAK; the protein is encoded by the coding sequence ATGTCTGATGTTCCGACCCACCATTTCTTCGACGCGACCGATGCCCGCATTTCCTATTGGGAATGGGGCGACCCCGCGGGTCAGCCGATCCTGCTGATCCATGCGACCGGATTTCATGCCCGTGTGTGGGATGAAACAATTGCGCGCCTGCCCAAGAGCTACCGCATTATCTCCGTTGATATGCGCGGCCACGGCCAAAGCGAAAAGAAGGGCCTGCTGCTCGACTGGTCACTGGTCGCAAAGGATGTGGGTGAACTGGTTGATCACCTCGCCCTGACAAACGTCATCGGCGCGGGTCACTCCATGGGCGGACACTGCTTAACGCAAGTCGCCCGGGCCCGCCCACAGATGTTTGAGCGGCTGCTGCTGATTGATCCGGTCATGCTGGCGCCGGCGAACTATGAGAGCAGTCCCTACAATGACATGACGGACCCATCGGAGCACATGGTTGCCCGCCGCCGCGACGCGTGGACCGGCTGGGAGGAAATGTACGATCGCTTCAAGGACCGGCATCCTTATTCCTTGTGGAAGCCACAGGCGCTGGAAGACTATTGCCGCCATGGCATTCGCCCCAATGAGGAGGGCGAGGGCTATCGCCTGGCATGTCCGCCGGTCATGGAAGCATCCGTCTACATGGGCAGCGTCAACGCCAATTTGACCGGCACGCTCAAGGAAATGACGCTGCCTGTCACCATTCTGCGTGCAAAGGGCCGCGAACCCGGCGACGAGCCAGTGATGGATTTTGCCCTCTCGCCCACATGGGACCAGTTGTACAAGGAGTTTGGCAATGCGCGCGATGTATCGCTGCCGCATCTCAGCCACTTTATCCCCATGCAGGATCCCGCATTGACGGCGCATTTCATTTTGAATGCCCAGGCATCAGCTGATGAGGCGGTCGCTGCCGCAAAATGA
- a CDS encoding MFS transporter — protein sequence MSDVTHISAPFDPKKAQQVLWAGMIGMLATGFPFTIVTVALNLIADDFGVSEALAAWTVSAPMLVSAAALPVIGKLGDMFGHRRIFIGGILGSTIFAFMCMIAWDIWSLIAFRILSMVLAGATGPAAMAILFHVYPPAHRNQAIGWWSMGGPGAAALGLILGGPFVELVGWRSVFLLQAGTGIAAVVIAWKVLPETVRQMVKFDHIGNLILLLALSSLLFVIGAFAEPGVSTMMLVSAGVVGVVGLIVFLFYEASISNPIVPPSLLKQRNFDAPAIANFFLQMSYLGALIATPLVLTGRFGFSISVAAILMLTRTFSLTLASPLGGVIATQFGERLGTLTGVLCQTAGLFTVAAGIYVTNLPIVLLGLVLQGIGHGVAMPPLASIITTAVPPSQFGMATGMSRLMGQIGSAFGLSLFGVLLTLPREDLALHMIFVIGGAIALAAALPALFISMKHRSIPMPPAAPPPPNPPIQPGQV from the coding sequence ATGAGCGACGTCACGCACATATCAGCACCCTTCGATCCCAAAAAGGCCCAGCAGGTTTTATGGGCCGGGATGATCGGCATGTTGGCGACCGGGTTTCCCTTCACCATCGTGACGGTGGCGCTGAATCTCATTGCCGATGATTTCGGCGTCAGTGAGGCCCTCGCCGCGTGGACCGTGTCCGCCCCCATGCTGGTCTCGGCAGCCGCACTGCCAGTCATCGGCAAGCTCGGGGACATGTTCGGTCACCGTCGCATCTTCATCGGCGGTATTCTCGGCTCAACCATCTTTGCCTTCATGTGCATGATCGCGTGGGACATCTGGTCCCTTATCGCGTTTCGCATCTTGTCCATGGTTCTGGCGGGCGCAACGGGGCCTGCTGCCATGGCGATCCTGTTTCATGTCTATCCGCCAGCGCACCGCAATCAGGCCATCGGCTGGTGGTCCATGGGCGGGCCGGGTGCTGCCGCGCTCGGGCTTATTCTCGGCGGCCCGTTCGTTGAATTGGTGGGGTGGCGCTCGGTCTTCCTGCTTCAAGCAGGTACCGGCATCGCTGCGGTGGTGATTGCGTGGAAAGTGCTGCCAGAAACCGTCAGGCAGATGGTCAAGTTCGATCATATCGGCAACCTGATCCTGCTGCTTGCCTTGTCCAGCCTGCTATTCGTCATCGGTGCCTTTGCTGAGCCAGGCGTTTCCACAATGATGCTGGTCAGCGCGGGTGTCGTCGGTGTGGTCGGCCTCATTGTCTTCCTTTTCTATGAGGCATCGATCTCCAATCCCATCGTGCCGCCATCCTTGCTGAAGCAACGCAATTTTGATGCACCGGCCATCGCTAACTTCTTCCTGCAGATGTCCTATCTGGGCGCGCTTATCGCAACGCCTCTGGTGCTGACAGGTCGGTTCGGGTTTTCGATCTCTGTTGCCGCCATCCTGATGCTCACCCGCACCTTCAGCCTTACTCTGGCGTCACCGCTGGGCGGCGTCATCGCCACGCAGTTTGGCGAGCGGCTGGGCACACTTACAGGTGTGCTGTGTCAAACAGCGGGACTCTTTACCGTGGCGGCCGGCATCTATGTCACCAACCTGCCGATCGTCCTGTTGGGGCTGGTGCTTCAGGGCATTGGCCACGGTGTTGCCATGCCGCCTCTCGCGTCCATCATCACAACTGCCGTCCCGCCCAGCCAGTTTGGCATGGCCACGGGGATGAGCAGGCTCATGGGCCAGATCGGATCCGCCTTCGGGCTCAGCCTGTTTGGCGTATTGCTGACTCTGCCGCGCGAGGACCTGGCACTGCACATGATCTTTGTCATTGGCGGCGCCATTGCCTTGGCAGCTGCGTTGCCTGCTCTGTTCATTTCGATGAAGCATCGAAGCATACCCATGCCGCCTGCTGCACCGCCGCCGCCCAATCCCCCAATTCAGCCGGGGCAGGTGTAA
- a CDS encoding agmatine deiminase family protein, with protein sequence MADDERGQLIVLAAPILDDPYYASEADAIIEFHIAFANRIAAPDRVMVLAGADTADIYVEALGPDRVVTAAMEDIWTRDFGIMDPSSSVMTRYTAAGQGGGRKGQRDADAVQETHAAFLESKGILPVASDLLNDGGNWVFDGAGNAVVSTKFLADNNLTEDEARAALRDVTDATHIAFIEADEQGGLEHADGVVSFIDNGVLLVNSYTEDPAYETQLLADLRRGLPGADIHTIVNAYDGSDIYDSRFGSACGLYTNALVTHHAVYLPQFGVPQDAQALETVRRLTQKQVIPVDSQQVCHMGGGVRCMSSQIDLQPAAH encoded by the coding sequence ATGGCTGACGATGAACGTGGCCAGCTCATAGTGCTGGCAGCCCCCATTCTTGATGATCCGTATTACGCCAGCGAGGCGGATGCCATCATCGAGTTCCACATTGCCTTCGCCAATCGCATCGCCGCGCCGGACCGCGTGATGGTCCTGGCAGGAGCGGACACAGCAGACATTTATGTAGAAGCATTGGGGCCTGACCGCGTGGTCACGGCGGCGATGGAAGACATATGGACCCGCGACTTCGGCATCATGGACCCGTCCAGCAGCGTCATGACGCGATACACCGCCGCCGGGCAGGGTGGTGGCCGGAAGGGCCAACGCGACGCAGATGCCGTGCAGGAGACCCATGCTGCTTTCCTTGAAAGCAAAGGCATCCTGCCCGTGGCCAGCGATCTGCTTAACGATGGCGGAAACTGGGTTTTTGACGGCGCGGGCAATGCTGTGGTCAGCACGAAGTTTTTGGCCGACAACAATTTGACCGAGGACGAAGCCCGCGCTGCCCTAAGGGACGTGACCGACGCAACGCACATCGCGTTCATTGAAGCAGACGAACAGGGCGGCCTGGAACATGCCGACGGTGTTGTTTCTTTCATCGACAACGGCGTGCTTCTAGTCAATTCGTATACGGAGGATCCTGCATATGAGACGCAGCTGCTTGCCGATCTGCGCCGCGGCCTGCCGGGCGCGGACATTCATACCATCGTCAATGCCTATGACGGCAGCGATATCTACGACAGTCGCTTTGGCTCCGCCTGTGGTCTTTATACCAACGCGCTGGTCACCCATCATGCGGTCTACCTGCCGCAATTTGGAGTCCCGCAGGACGCGCAGGCGCTTGAAACAGTCAGGCGGCTTACCCAAAAGCAGGTGATCCCGGTCGACTCTCAGCAGGTCTGTCACATGGGGGGTGGCGTCAGGTGCATGTCATCGCAGATTGATCTGCAACCAGCAGCACATTAG
- the ppsA gene encoding phosphoenolpyruvate synthase — protein MPSRKPSSSSKPPKSISLKGTAAEDCILWLEDARVTDVPRVGGKNASLGEMIANLSGVGVRVPGGFATTSQAYRYFVAHNGLDEIIRVQTTALAKGKAPLSTVGKTIRAAFLKATMPKDLGKVIAGAYRELGTREGMRKPDVAVRSSATAEDLPDASFAGQQESYLNICGKDALLEHVRKCYASLFTDRAITYRNNNGFDHLDVALSVGVQRMVRSDTGAAGVMFSIDTETGFPDVVLLTGAWGLGEAVVQGIADPDEFMVFKPLLENKALSPIVERSLGTKEKKLVYAEGGKKPTKWLKTKAKERARFTVSNEEVLQLARWAVTIEQHYGCPMDIEWAKDGNTGELAIVQARPETVQSRAEASGLKTFHVTNQGKKLTSGLAVGSGAAVGKVINLASPQEIDRFEDGAILVTSITDPDWVPIMKRASAIVTDHGGRTSHAAIVSRELGLTAIVGCHDATTTLTTGTKITASCAEGDEGHVYEGYADIDVRDLSLDNMPETRTKLMLNMATPSAALRWWRLPADGIGLARLEFVINNIIKVHPLALTRFDEVKDKQARKEIEKITRGYAKKTDYFVDTLAAGVARLAASQYPSPVIVRMSDFKSNEYAELVGGRQFEPKEENPMIGWRGASRYYSDDYSDGFALECAALAKVRKEMGFTNVVVMIPFCRTLEEADAVLDTMASRGLVRGEDGLEVYVMCEVPSNVILADEFSKRFDGFSIGSNDLTQLTLGVDRDSARLAHLFDEENPAVKRMIENVISTAHRFDRKVGLCGQGPSDKPGFAAFLVENSIDSMSVTPDSFLRTKQAIARAEAGQDKAAMSVTGR, from the coding sequence ATGCCATCCAGAAAACCGTCTTCAAGTTCCAAGCCACCAAAGTCCATTTCACTGAAAGGTACTGCCGCTGAGGATTGCATTCTCTGGCTTGAGGATGCGCGTGTCACAGATGTGCCCCGCGTCGGTGGCAAGAATGCCTCTCTTGGAGAGATGATCGCCAATCTGTCTGGCGTGGGTGTGCGGGTGCCTGGCGGCTTTGCGACAACGTCCCAAGCCTATCGTTATTTTGTAGCCCACAACGGACTGGACGAAATCATACGCGTGCAGACAACCGCTTTGGCAAAGGGCAAGGCACCGCTGTCTACAGTTGGAAAGACCATCCGCGCAGCGTTTCTCAAAGCTACAATGCCAAAGGACCTTGGCAAGGTGATTGCCGGCGCATATCGAGAGCTGGGCACGCGGGAAGGAATGCGCAAGCCGGACGTGGCCGTCCGGTCTTCCGCAACCGCAGAAGACCTGCCTGACGCAAGCTTTGCGGGCCAACAGGAAAGCTATCTCAATATTTGCGGCAAGGACGCACTGCTGGAGCATGTGCGCAAATGCTACGCGTCCCTGTTCACCGACAGGGCCATTACCTACCGCAACAACAATGGATTTGATCATCTGGATGTCGCGCTGTCCGTCGGCGTGCAGCGCATGGTGCGGTCTGATACCGGTGCCGCTGGCGTCATGTTCTCCATCGATACTGAAACCGGTTTCCCCGATGTGGTGCTGCTAACCGGGGCCTGGGGCCTTGGCGAGGCGGTGGTGCAGGGCATTGCCGATCCCGACGAGTTCATGGTCTTCAAACCGTTGCTGGAGAACAAGGCGCTGTCCCCCATCGTCGAGCGCAGCCTTGGCACAAAGGAAAAGAAGCTGGTCTACGCCGAGGGTGGCAAGAAGCCGACAAAATGGTTGAAGACCAAAGCCAAAGAGCGTGCTCGTTTCACTGTGAGCAATGAAGAAGTCCTGCAACTTGCGCGCTGGGCAGTCACGATTGAACAGCATTATGGCTGCCCCATGGACATTGAATGGGCGAAGGATGGCAATACCGGCGAACTTGCCATTGTTCAGGCGCGCCCTGAAACCGTCCAGTCCCGTGCTGAAGCCAGTGGCCTCAAGACTTTCCACGTGACCAATCAGGGCAAGAAACTGACATCCGGTCTGGCGGTCGGTTCGGGCGCTGCCGTGGGCAAGGTCATCAACCTCGCGTCTCCCCAGGAGATCGACAGATTCGAGGATGGTGCGATCCTCGTGACCTCCATCACCGACCCGGACTGGGTGCCCATCATGAAGCGCGCCAGCGCCATCGTGACCGACCATGGCGGGCGCACCAGTCACGCGGCCATTGTCAGCCGTGAACTGGGTCTCACCGCCATTGTTGGCTGCCATGACGCAACAACAACCCTCACGACCGGCACAAAGATCACCGCGTCCTGCGCGGAAGGCGACGAGGGGCACGTTTATGAGGGTTACGCCGACATCGACGTGCGGGATCTAAGCCTCGACAACATGCCTGAGACGCGCACGAAACTGATGCTCAATATGGCAACGCCGTCAGCAGCGTTGCGTTGGTGGCGCCTGCCGGCGGACGGCATTGGCCTGGCGCGGCTGGAATTTGTCATCAACAACATCATCAAGGTGCATCCCCTCGCCCTGACGCGCTTTGACGAGGTCAAGGACAAGCAGGCACGCAAGGAAATCGAAAAGATCACCCGCGGCTATGCCAAAAAAACGGACTACTTCGTTGATACGCTCGCTGCCGGCGTGGCACGGCTGGCAGCCTCGCAATATCCCAGCCCGGTGATCGTGCGGATGAGCGATTTCAAGTCCAATGAATATGCTGAACTTGTTGGCGGTCGGCAGTTCGAACCAAAAGAGGAGAACCCGATGATCGGGTGGCGCGGAGCCAGCCGCTATTACTCGGATGACTACTCAGACGGCTTTGCCCTTGAGTGTGCGGCCCTGGCGAAGGTGCGCAAGGAAATGGGCTTTACCAATGTGGTGGTGATGATCCCCTTCTGCCGCACCCTCGAAGAGGCGGACGCTGTGCTGGATACCATGGCGTCCCGTGGTCTGGTGCGGGGTGAGGATGGCCTTGAGGTTTATGTGATGTGTGAAGTGCCATCGAACGTCATCCTCGCGGACGAGTTTTCCAAGCGGTTTGACGGGTTTTCCATCGGGTCCAACGATCTGACGCAGCTCACGCTTGGTGTTGATCGCGATTCAGCACGGCTCGCCCATCTGTTCGATGAAGAAAATCCCGCTGTAAAACGCATGATCGAGAATGTCATCTCAACAGCACATCGGTTTGACCGAAAGGTCGGCCTGTGTGGTCAGGGGCCCAGCGACAAACCGGGCTTTGCGGCCTTCCTTGTGGAAAACAGCATTGATTCAATGTCCGTAACGCCGGACAGTTTTCTGCGCACCAAGCAGGCCATCGCCAGGGCGGAGGCCGGTCAGGACAAAGCGGCAATGTCTGTGACAGGGCGATAA
- a CDS encoding hydroxyacid dehydrogenase: MKIVVFETEEWELEPLRSLADGHEVEFVPGRIKPDNAADYADADIISPFVYSTVSADTIAALPNLQMIATRSTGYDHIDVDACKARGIALATVPTYGDTTVAEHVFALLLAVSHKMVEATDRTRRGDFHQAGLQGFDLRGKTMGIVGTGHIGKCTIRIAKGFDMTVIAHDIAPDQEAARQLGFDYVPFPELLSRSDVVSLHVPGGSDTDQFMDDAAFDAMKDGAVIINTGRGNLIDVNALLKALATGKIAGAGLDVLPEEPTIREEAELLRSVYLRRHNLETLLADHVLLHMRNVVITPHSAFNTREAVQRILETTRQNIDAFLAGDRLNQVI, encoded by the coding sequence ATGAAAATCGTCGTCTTTGAAACTGAGGAGTGGGAGTTGGAGCCGCTCCGGTCACTGGCCGATGGTCACGAGGTTGAATTTGTGCCCGGCCGCATAAAGCCGGACAACGCAGCGGACTATGCCGATGCAGACATCATCTCCCCCTTCGTCTATTCCACCGTCAGTGCAGACACCATCGCTGCCTTGCCGAACCTCCAGATGATTGCCACCCGCTCAACGGGCTATGACCACATTGATGTGGACGCATGCAAAGCCCGCGGCATCGCGCTCGCAACCGTGCCGACCTACGGGGACACGACGGTTGCAGAGCATGTCTTTGCGCTTCTTCTGGCCGTCTCCCACAAAATGGTGGAGGCAACGGACCGCACGCGCCGTGGCGATTTTCACCAGGCGGGCCTTCAGGGGTTTGACCTGAGGGGCAAGACGATGGGCATTGTCGGGACTGGCCATATCGGCAAATGCACAATTCGCATTGCTAAAGGCTTTGACATGACCGTCATCGCCCATGACATCGCCCCGGACCAGGAGGCGGCCCGACAGCTCGGTTTTGACTATGTTCCGTTCCCGGAACTTCTATCCAGGTCTGACGTCGTCAGTCTTCATGTCCCCGGTGGCAGCGATACCGACCAGTTTATGGATGATGCTGCCTTCGACGCCATGAAAGACGGTGCCGTGATCATCAACACGGGGCGGGGCAACCTTATAGACGTCAACGCCCTCCTCAAGGCACTGGCCACCGGCAAGATTGCCGGCGCCGGTCTGGACGTTCTGCCGGAAGAACCGACGATCCGCGAAGAAGCCGAACTCCTGCGATCTGTCTATTTGCGGCGCCATAACCTTGAAACCCTGCTGGCAGATCATGTTCTGCTGCATATGCGCAATGTAGTGATTACACCTCATTCTGCGTTCAACACCCGCGAGGCGGTGCAGCGCATTCTGGAGACCACGCGCCAGAACATTGATGCGTTCCTGGCTGGAGATCGCCTCAATCAGGTGATTTAG
- a CDS encoding SPFH domain-containing protein, with product MLSASLLFGLVLLGLAAVLVYTSIKIVPQGFEYTVERFGRYTRTLTPGLWLLVPVMDRIGLKMNMMEQVIDIPSQEIITRDNAMVTADAVAFIQVMDAASAAYEVANLDRAISNLSVTNVRTVLGSMDLDEILSNRDAINERLLRVLDLATNPWGVKITRVEIKDLSPPADITESMAKQMKAEREKRAEILTAEGEKSAAILRAEGEKQSAILEAEGRKEAAFRDAEAREREAEAEAKATAMVSEAIAKGDVQAVNYFVAQSYVTAFGKLAESPNQKTVIIPAETAGLVGMLSGIAELKDINKITGGTQPSGPGSSTSVPSSNS from the coding sequence ATGCTCAGCGCTTCCCTTCTTTTTGGACTCGTCCTGCTCGGCCTTGCCGCAGTGCTCGTCTATACCTCGATCAAGATCGTGCCTCAGGGTTTTGAGTACACGGTGGAACGGTTTGGCCGCTATACGCGCACCCTCACGCCCGGTCTGTGGCTACTGGTGCCGGTGATGGACCGCATCGGCCTCAAGATGAACATGATGGAGCAGGTGATCGATATTCCGTCTCAGGAAATCATCACCCGCGACAACGCCATGGTGACAGCGGACGCTGTGGCCTTCATTCAGGTCATGGACGCCGCAAGCGCTGCCTACGAAGTCGCCAATCTTGATCGCGCCATCTCCAATCTGTCCGTCACCAATGTGCGTACGGTGCTCGGCTCCATGGACCTGGATGAAATCCTGTCCAATCGCGACGCCATCAACGAGCGCTTGCTGCGCGTACTCGATCTCGCCACCAACCCATGGGGCGTCAAGATCACCCGCGTGGAAATCAAGGACCTGAGCCCGCCTGCGGACATCACGGAATCGATGGCCAAGCAGATGAAGGCGGAACGTGAAAAGCGGGCTGAAATTCTGACAGCCGAAGGCGAGAAGTCAGCCGCCATCCTGCGCGCCGAAGGCGAAAAGCAGTCCGCCATTCTCGAAGCCGAAGGCCGCAAGGAAGCAGCCTTCCGCGATGCGGAAGCCCGTGAGCGTGAGGCCGAAGCCGAGGCCAAGGCAACCGCCATGGTGAGCGAAGCCATCGCCAAGGGCGACGTGCAGGCGGTCAACTACTTCGTGGCGCAGTCCTATGTCACCGCCTTCGGCAAGCTGGCGGAATCGCCCAACCAGAAGACGGTCATCATCCCGGCTGAAACCGCCGGTCTTGTGGGCATGCTGTCGGGCATCGCCGAGTTGAAGGACATCAACAAGATCACCGGCGGCACCCAACCGTCCGGACCCGGCTCATCCACAAGCGTCCCATCAAGCAACTCATAA
- a CDS encoding NfeD family protein: MEPFVTLIDAVPFWGWWVLAIALVAFEVVLPTTHLLWPAIAAFVTGVLVLVLGDPFPAWQVAAFAVLTVAAALIGPRYLQRTYEETDHPELNKRGARVTGEIATVVEAFASGKGKVRLGDTQWLATMQDGSNPQAGAQVKVVEANGTTLVVAAA, from the coding sequence ATGGAACCTTTTGTCACGCTGATTGACGCTGTGCCTTTCTGGGGCTGGTGGGTGCTCGCCATCGCGCTGGTGGCGTTTGAAGTTGTGTTGCCCACAACCCATCTGCTCTGGCCCGCCATCGCAGCCTTTGTCACCGGTGTCCTGGTACTGGTGCTCGGTGACCCGTTCCCCGCCTGGCAGGTGGCCGCCTTCGCGGTTCTCACCGTTGCTGCAGCCCTCATCGGCCCGCGATATTTGCAACGCACCTACGAGGAAACCGACCACCCCGAACTCAACAAACGCGGTGCCCGCGTGACCGGCGAGATCGCCACCGTGGTTGAGGCCTTCGCCAGCGGCAAGGGCAAGGTCAGACTGGGCGACACCCAGTGGCTCGCCACCATGCAGGACGGCAGCAACCCGCAGGCCGGCGCACAGGTGAAGGTCGTGGAGGCCAATGGCACCACATTGGTGGTTGCCGCTGCCTGA
- a CDS encoding TauD/TfdA family dioxygenase — translation MSTVDVRPLEGVGAEIHGVDIAAGLSNTQFDTIHKAFSDHGLIFFRDQNISENDHIELARKFGNIDINRFFAAHPDFPEIAMVSKDVDQKDNIGGGWHTDHSYDQDPAMGSILVARELPDSGGDTMFSSMYAAYDNLSDGFKKMLEGLNAVHSATHIFGSGPVGYAAQTDAGGSDGADAKGDGRIGNSSVADTMPDVIHPVIITHPLSGKKALYVNPAFTVRFEGWTEDESRPLMQQLFAECARPEYTHRFAWKPGSIAFWDNRATWHWALNDYQGKRRVMHRITVEGCPLT, via the coding sequence ATGAGCACGGTAGATGTGCGCCCCCTTGAGGGCGTCGGCGCGGAAATTCACGGTGTGGACATCGCGGCAGGCCTGTCGAACACCCAGTTCGATACCATCCACAAGGCGTTCTCGGATCATGGTCTGATCTTCTTCCGCGACCAGAATATCTCGGAAAATGACCACATCGAGCTGGCGCGCAAGTTCGGCAATATCGACATCAACCGCTTCTTTGCCGCCCACCCGGATTTTCCCGAAATTGCAATGGTCTCAAAGGACGTGGACCAGAAGGACAATATCGGCGGCGGCTGGCATACGGACCATTCCTACGATCAGGACCCGGCCATGGGCTCGATCCTGGTGGCGCGCGAACTGCCGGACAGTGGTGGCGACACGATGTTTTCGTCCATGTATGCCGCCTATGACAATCTGAGCGACGGCTTCAAGAAGATGCTGGAAGGCCTCAACGCCGTGCATTCCGCCACGCATATTTTCGGGTCCGGCCCCGTGGGCTACGCGGCGCAGACGGATGCAGGTGGATCAGACGGTGCGGATGCCAAGGGCGATGGCCGCATCGGCAATTCGTCTGTTGCGGACACCATGCCGGACGTCATTCATCCCGTCATCATTACGCACCCGCTGTCGGGCAAGAAGGCGCTCTACGTGAACCCGGCCTTCACCGTGCGCTTTGAAGGCTGGACCGAGGACGAAAGCCGCCCGCTGATGCAGCAGCTTTTTGCCGAGTGCGCCCGGCCTGAATACACCCACCGTTTCGCGTGGAAGCCCGGCTCCATCGCCTTCTGGGACAACCGCGCCACCTGGCACTGGGCCCTGAACGACTATCAGGGCAAACGCCGCGTCATGCACCGCATCACCGTTGAAGGCTGCCCGCTCACGTAG
- a CDS encoding VOC family protein — MDIGNFSVSLAVKDIKASRAFYETLGFAVIGGDEAQNFLILKSPTAIIGLFQGMFDKNTLTFNPGWDAQGNTLDEFTDVRDIQKALKADGITLIEEADETTTGPAHITLLDPDGNPVLIDQHV; from the coding sequence ATGGATATCGGAAATTTCTCAGTCAGCCTTGCCGTCAAGGACATCAAGGCGTCCCGCGCCTTTTATGAGACGCTCGGCTTTGCCGTCATCGGCGGCGACGAAGCCCAGAACTTCCTCATCCTCAAAAGCCCCACAGCCATCATCGGTCTTTTCCAGGGCATGTTTGACAAGAACACCCTGACCTTCAATCCCGGCTGGGATGCGCAGGGCAACACGCTGGATGAGTTCACCGACGTCCGCGACATCCAGAAGGCCTTGAAGGCCGACGGTATCACCCTCATCGAAGAAGCCGACGAAACCACCACCGGCCCCGCTCACATCACACTCTTAGATCCAGACGGCAACCCGGTGTTGATTGATCAGCATGTGTAG